In Microscilla marina ATCC 23134, a single window of DNA contains:
- a CDS encoding RNA polymerase sigma factor — MPQEENYERFIEKLKRKDQDAWEEAYELYYPKTEAFLRSIKYPSATLKEDAKDIWQETVIVLFINLAKGKVMEDLGGYIYGIIKRKGFKKLNEKMKKTEIKDNNLVPEENEYERLNTFNEIVQDVFKDMAKQKGLKHCIDIIRMFFLERKRDREIAEKTQLSEAYIRVRRSKVCLPYFRKAFAKHYKFPDLQN; from the coding sequence ATGCCGCAGGAAGAGAATTATGAGAGGTTTATTGAAAAACTAAAAAGAAAAGATCAGGACGCCTGGGAAGAGGCTTACGAACTATATTACCCCAAAACAGAAGCATTTTTACGCTCTATTAAATACCCATCTGCTACTTTGAAAGAAGATGCCAAGGATATTTGGCAAGAAACAGTCATTGTGTTGTTTATAAATTTGGCCAAAGGCAAGGTAATGGAAGATCTAGGTGGGTATATTTATGGCATTATCAAACGCAAGGGGTTCAAAAAGCTGAACGAAAAAATGAAAAAAACTGAAATTAAAGATAACAATCTAGTGCCTGAAGAGAACGAGTACGAAAGACTGAATACTTTTAATGAAATTGTACAGGATGTATTCAAAGATATGGCAAAACAAAAGGGGCTGAAGCATTGTATTGACATCATTCGAATGTTTTTTTTGGAAAGGAAAAGAGACCGTGAAATTGCCGAAAAAACCCAGTTAAGTGAAGCTTATATCAGGGTAAGGCGCAGCAAAGTATGTTTGCCCTATTTTAGAAAAGCTTTTGCAAAACATTACAAATTTCCTGACTTACAAAACTAA
- a CDS encoding TonB-dependent receptor family protein encodes MSKKTRFRFFVLCFLSVSFTTSFGFAQTPADTSLTKLLDSVIVTASRMAGLEQQVPYALTVSDAFYMQTGQRQLSINEALQNIPGLVALNPDNFAQDLRVSIRGFGARAAFGIRGIKIMVDGLPESTPDGQAQVDNLDLGAFQQMEVIRGASSSLYGNAAGGVISFSSEALPSKPYVELGLTTGSFGLQRSQLKTGWQQGKLGGFLHVAHTQTNGYRSQSAMQSTLLYNRLEWKLNTHTHLKLIYNYVFSPKADDPGALTRPEADNQRRAARDRNVMFATGEAVEQGKVGAILTHQFSPRQRLQLKGFFLDRSFSNRLPFENGGIVQLRRAYAGGGATYYYQNQPNNYRIKAGIDIENQRDNRQRYQNLQGTRGAQTLYQIEGFATTGLFVLQDIELSPVFKVNLGTRYDVIKVSAIDRFLSNGDASGNQSFRVFNPSLGVVYSFAPFAHIYANLSTSFETPALSELSANPQATGGFNPELTPQKAISYELGVKGLAHKKLNYTAALFYIQVQNELLPFELAAFPQRIFYNNAGASTRQGIETSLKYQFVPGVLLEGSYTFSRFVFDSFVADGQNYAGKVLPGIPQHMGHLGARYIYPNGSYIAVSARFNGRIFANNDNSVVDPGYQLVNLRAGWKKSWKNWAIEPFAGVNNLLNMRYTSNLRINAFGKRFYEPGATINFYGGVRVRFF; translated from the coding sequence ATGTCAAAAAAAACGCGGTTTCGTTTTTTCGTTCTTTGCTTTTTATCCGTATCATTCACAACCTCGTTTGGCTTTGCGCAAACACCTGCCGATACCTCGCTTACCAAGCTGTTAGATAGTGTAATAGTAACTGCATCGCGTATGGCAGGCCTGGAACAACAAGTACCCTATGCTTTAACAGTTTCTGATGCGTTTTATATGCAAACCGGGCAACGTCAATTATCTATCAACGAAGCATTACAAAACATTCCGGGGTTGGTGGCGCTCAATCCCGACAATTTTGCCCAGGACTTGCGGGTGTCTATCCGGGGTTTTGGGGCAAGGGCAGCGTTTGGTATCCGAGGCATCAAGATCATGGTAGATGGTTTGCCCGAATCTACTCCCGACGGGCAGGCTCAAGTAGATAACCTCGACTTGGGGGCTTTTCAGCAAATGGAGGTTATCAGGGGGGCAAGCTCCAGTCTCTATGGCAATGCCGCAGGAGGTGTGATCAGCTTTAGCAGTGAAGCATTGCCGTCCAAGCCTTATGTTGAGCTAGGGCTTACTACCGGGTCTTTTGGTTTACAACGTTCCCAGTTAAAAACCGGCTGGCAACAAGGCAAGCTGGGCGGTTTTTTGCACGTAGCCCATACCCAAACCAATGGCTATCGGTCGCAAAGTGCCATGCAAAGCACTTTACTATACAATCGTTTAGAGTGGAAACTAAACACTCATACCCATCTAAAACTCATTTATAATTATGTGTTTTCGCCCAAGGCAGACGATCCTGGTGCACTTACCCGCCCAGAGGCCGATAACCAACGCAGGGCAGCCCGTGACAGAAACGTGATGTTTGCTACCGGAGAGGCAGTAGAACAAGGAAAAGTGGGAGCGATACTGACCCATCAGTTCAGTCCTCGTCAGCGTTTGCAACTCAAGGGTTTTTTCTTAGACCGTAGCTTTTCTAACCGCCTTCCTTTTGAAAACGGAGGCATTGTTCAGCTCCGGCGGGCTTATGCTGGCGGTGGTGCCACTTATTATTACCAAAACCAACCAAATAACTATAGAATCAAGGCAGGCATAGACATTGAAAACCAGCGAGATAACCGACAACGCTACCAAAACCTACAAGGCACCAGAGGGGCGCAAACCCTGTATCAAATAGAAGGCTTTGCCACTACAGGTCTGTTTGTATTACAAGATATTGAGTTAAGCCCTGTATTTAAAGTTAATTTAGGAACCCGGTATGATGTTATCAAGGTGAGCGCAATCGACCGTTTTTTAAGCAATGGCGATGCTTCGGGTAATCAATCATTTCGGGTGTTTAACCCCAGCTTGGGTGTGGTGTACAGCTTTGCCCCGTTTGCCCATATATACGCCAATTTGTCTACAAGTTTTGAGACACCTGCCTTGAGCGAACTATCTGCCAATCCTCAGGCTACAGGTGGTTTTAATCCTGAGCTCACCCCACAAAAAGCGATCAGTTATGAATTGGGAGTTAAGGGTTTAGCACACAAAAAGCTAAACTATACAGCTGCTTTGTTTTACATTCAGGTACAAAACGAACTACTTCCTTTTGAACTGGCCGCTTTTCCTCAGCGTATTTTTTACAACAACGCGGGCGCTTCTACCCGCCAAGGCATAGAAACCAGCCTAAAATACCAGTTTGTGCCTGGTGTTTTGCTGGAAGGCAGTTACACTTTTTCTCGGTTTGTTTTTGATTCGTTTGTAGCCGATGGTCAAAACTATGCAGGTAAAGTGTTGCCAGGAATTCCCCAACACATGGGCCACCTGGGGGCACGGTATATATACCCCAATGGGAGTTATATAGCAGTGAGTGCCCGGTTCAATGGGCGTATATTTGCCAACAATGACAACAGCGTAGTTGACCCTGGTTATCAGTTGGTGAACCTAAGGGCAGGCTGGAAAAAGTCATGGAAAAACTGGGCAATTGAGCCTTTTGCCGGGGTAAATAACTTATTGAACATGAGGTATACAAGTAACCTGAGAATCAATGCTTTTGGCAAACGTTTTTATGAACCAGGTGCTACGATTAATTTTTACGGAGGTGTGCGGGTGAGATTTTTTTAG
- a CDS encoding SH3 domain-containing protein has product MKYTYHFIFMAFALLLMTACGGSQKGQSTDSVNNDVNKLTAKVNAPSGLTLRAKPNSDSKQVALLDDKSEVEILDKNGPAETIEGKKGNWYKIKAKGDEGYVFSAFLKLKGQENESEGSQEAEQKSKKKEIDLSKFTRPANEKEAYVAAPSGIRLRSKPDVGSEEVIIAPYDAKLEVVENIDIQQKPKCIGGMIGRWIKVKYQGKEGYVVNAFVRMYAGSSRPLEMEVATPSGVTLRDKPSKDGKQVTLAPEGAMLELVNDCATLDRSKTVTIGEHTGTWIQVKYKGKVGYVFNVFLMPIMT; this is encoded by the coding sequence ATGAAATATACCTATCATTTCATTTTTATGGCGTTTGCCCTGCTGTTGATGACAGCCTGTGGCGGCAGTCAAAAAGGACAAAGTACGGACAGTGTAAACAATGATGTAAACAAACTTACCGCTAAGGTCAACGCTCCTTCGGGGCTTACCCTAAGAGCCAAACCCAATAGCGACAGCAAACAAGTAGCCTTATTAGACGATAAAAGTGAGGTTGAAATATTGGACAAAAATGGCCCTGCCGAAACCATAGAAGGCAAAAAAGGCAATTGGTACAAAATAAAAGCGAAAGGGGATGAGGGGTATGTGTTTAGTGCCTTTTTAAAGCTCAAAGGACAAGAAAACGAAAGCGAAGGCTCGCAAGAAGCAGAGCAAAAATCTAAAAAGAAGGAGATAGACTTAAGTAAGTTTACCCGCCCTGCCAACGAAAAAGAGGCTTATGTGGCGGCTCCCTCTGGGATAAGACTGCGTAGTAAGCCCGATGTTGGGTCAGAAGAGGTAATAATAGCACCCTATGATGCCAAACTAGAGGTAGTAGAAAATATAGACATACAACAAAAACCCAAATGCATAGGTGGAATGATAGGGCGATGGATCAAGGTAAAGTACCAAGGCAAGGAGGGGTATGTAGTCAATGCATTTGTGCGAATGTATGCAGGCTCATCGCGTCCGCTTGAGATGGAGGTAGCCACTCCGTCGGGAGTAACATTAAGGGATAAACCCTCTAAAGACGGCAAGCAGGTAACGTTGGCGCCTGAGGGTGCAATGCTAGAGTTGGTAAACGATTGCGCTACTTTAGACAGGTCTAAAACGGTGACAATCGGCGAGCATACGGGTACTTGGATTCAAGTAAAATATAAGGGCAAAGTGGGGTACGTATTTAACGTATTTCTAATGCCTATCATGACTTAG
- a CDS encoding DMT family transporter gives MKQTKHLIELNIALVFLSTSGVLGKLVTTTPAYTIFWRCVIAALALAGYVHFQKLWQKPKAKETRFWLISGAFFGLHMIFYFYAIGVSTVAIAFISLFTYPIITTLIEPLFFKQKFDWFNLISAVLIAVGIVIMTPEFSLKNNTTLGVLLGVIAAAMLALRNLMSKRYMQERNVSGSVVMLYQLIVSVVVLLPALAGNYGQNSWQNMGYIALLGVATTAVGHTVFISKIRYFKASTQSIIAGVQPIYGIVWAVLLIGEKLPLRTVIGGSIIIFTVCLESLKQVRKGRN, from the coding sequence ATGAAACAAACCAAACATTTAATAGAACTTAACATTGCACTGGTGTTTTTGAGCACTTCTGGGGTATTGGGCAAACTAGTCACTACTACTCCTGCCTACACTATTTTTTGGCGTTGTGTCATTGCAGCGCTTGCCTTGGCAGGATATGTTCACTTTCAGAAACTCTGGCAAAAGCCTAAAGCCAAAGAAACCCGTTTTTGGCTTATCAGTGGGGCTTTTTTTGGGCTACACATGATTTTTTATTTTTATGCCATTGGGGTGTCTACTGTAGCCATTGCCTTTATATCTTTGTTTACTTATCCCATCATTACTACCTTGATAGAGCCACTGTTTTTTAAGCAAAAGTTTGACTGGTTTAACTTGATAAGCGCAGTGCTGATCGCGGTGGGCATTGTCATTATGACTCCAGAGTTTAGCCTAAAAAACAACACTACACTAGGCGTTTTATTAGGAGTTATTGCAGCGGCTATGCTTGCTCTGCGCAACCTCATGAGCAAGCGCTACATGCAAGAGCGCAATGTGTCGGGATCGGTGGTTATGTTGTACCAACTCATCGTATCGGTGGTGGTACTCTTGCCCGCCCTGGCAGGTAATTATGGGCAAAATAGCTGGCAAAATATGGGCTATATCGCATTGTTAGGGGTAGCTACTACTGCTGTAGGGCATACGGTATTTATTAGCAAAATTCGTTATTTCAAAGCCAGCACCCAAAGTATTATTGCAGGAGTTCAACCCATTTATGGCATTGTGTGGGCGGTTTTGCTCATTGGCGAAAAGCTGCCTTTGCGTACGGTCATTGGGGGGAGTATCATTATTTTTACAGTATGCCTAGAGAGCCTCAAACAAGTACGCAAAGGCAGGAACTGA
- a CDS encoding alpha/beta fold hydrolase, with amino-acid sequence MSKTIIKEVKTGHGAFSVRDNEQDGLVVVLLHGWPETSYCWEAMLDYLPKNHRLIRPDLRGLGNSDRSLARPAYLKNEMAADIWRILDKLEVNQVVLVGHDWGGAIVQEMAISQPKRVQAMVLMNILLINNLKGNLKAREAHLQNDNLPNWYHLLYQQENLPERLIEGNEEVWLRYFLRMSKQRLFPEEAIEEYLRAFKIPDTPTTSAYYYRTLPKDKKRWATYEEHKFTMPSLYVYGKRDSVIIPSFLEHIDDCFEHITVKEFDAGHFVHEELPEEVAQALNDFLAEIEG; translated from the coding sequence ATGTCAAAAACAATTATCAAAGAAGTAAAGACAGGTCATGGAGCTTTTAGTGTCCGAGACAACGAACAAGATGGACTTGTAGTGGTGCTATTGCACGGTTGGCCTGAAACTTCTTATTGCTGGGAAGCCATGCTGGATTATTTACCTAAAAACCACCGCTTGATCCGCCCCGATTTGCGCGGGTTGGGCAATAGCGACCGTAGCTTGGCACGTCCGGCTTACCTGAAAAATGAAATGGCTGCCGATATATGGCGTATCCTCGATAAACTGGAGGTCAATCAAGTAGTTTTGGTAGGGCACGACTGGGGTGGAGCTATAGTGCAAGAAATGGCCATCAGTCAGCCAAAACGGGTGCAAGCAATGGTTTTAATGAATATTTTATTAATTAATAACCTCAAAGGAAACCTCAAAGCAAGAGAAGCACACCTACAAAACGACAACCTGCCTAATTGGTACCATCTGCTTTACCAACAAGAAAACCTCCCCGAACGCCTCATTGAGGGTAACGAAGAAGTATGGTTGCGTTATTTTTTGCGTATGTCAAAGCAAAGGCTTTTCCCTGAAGAGGCTATAGAAGAATATTTGCGTGCTTTTAAAATACCGGATACACCTACTACCAGTGCCTACTACTACCGCACCTTGCCCAAAGACAAAAAACGCTGGGCAACTTATGAGGAACATAAGTTTACGATGCCTTCTTTATATGTTTATGGCAAACGCGACTCTGTCATTATTCCTTCTTTTCTGGAGCACATCGACGATTGTTTTGAGCATATTACAGTCAAAGAGTTCGATGCGGGGCATTTTGTACACGAAGAACTGCCAGAAGAAGTAGCCCAGGCTTTGAATGATTTTTTAGCAGAGATTGAGGGCTGA
- a CDS encoding carbohydrate binding family 9 domain-containing protein, producing MCLASMSGFGKPPKKKKPNSLQATKISKRPRIDGVLNEKIWSNDSHFFEGNFIQLRPNNGAKSAQKTRVKIVYDDFAIYVAAKLYDNEPGKISRELGPRDGRGKNTDMFGIALDTYHNRQNAFFFMVTAAGVQLDMFNTPQNEDYNWNAVWQSAVKITKEGWVVELEIPYSALRFPKKEVQNWGINFYREIRRTREESFWNRVDPSVAPTFRTYVRENK from the coding sequence TTGTGTCTGGCAAGTATGTCTGGCTTTGGCAAACCACCCAAAAAGAAAAAACCCAATTCGCTACAAGCCACCAAAATCAGTAAAAGACCTCGAATAGACGGAGTGTTGAATGAAAAAATATGGTCAAATGACTCTCACTTTTTCGAGGGCAATTTTATTCAACTGCGCCCCAACAACGGAGCAAAGTCTGCCCAAAAAACCCGGGTAAAAATCGTATACGATGACTTTGCCATTTATGTAGCAGCCAAACTTTATGACAATGAGCCTGGTAAGATTTCGCGTGAACTGGGACCGAGAGATGGCAGAGGCAAAAATACCGATATGTTTGGCATTGCACTGGATACTTATCATAACCGCCAAAATGCGTTCTTTTTTATGGTAACTGCCGCCGGAGTACAGCTTGATATGTTCAACACTCCCCAAAACGAAGATTATAACTGGAATGCGGTTTGGCAAAGTGCAGTAAAGATTACAAAAGAAGGATGGGTAGTAGAACTGGAAATCCCCTACTCTGCGTTGCGTTTTCCTAAAAAAGAGGTGCAAAATTGGGGCATCAATTTTTATCGCGAGATAAGACGTACCCGCGAAGAGTCGTTCTGGAACCGGGTAGACCCTTCGGTAGCTCCGACTTTCCGCACGTATGTTCGGGAAAACAAATAA
- a CDS encoding IS1634 family transposase translates to MQSFPISKNLDHLGLVSGMCDRLNLSSKIDELLPNTNGLHQVSTGTCVKALILNGLGFAERRLYLSPHFFSDKPVAHLLGENLSAEMFNDDRLGRCLDDLYAFGVSELFSHLAAQSYEILGLSEEVDSEFRHLDATSFGLEGQYNSELNEAEVSCLHITQGYSRDHRPDLNQVMLNLVVENSSGIPLLMEGLHGNTSDQTSFGQTIDDYVERLQNNGQPICWVADSALYTEETIGKISGRHYWITRVPSKLTAVQELLLQVQPEHMQFFTEEKLKNYRYQKVCNSYGGVRQEWMVVFSEAGYKRDVHSLKKRYLKKSSEEHQDFIKLCKKVFSCKQDAEKAWEQFSKKCQYLSIEDLNFQQVKGFKKPGKPPKGAQKQTIGYRITGCPLTKLTHYEQLRQKQGKFVIASNDTAQRWGNGHKLLAYKGQSNVEKGFRFLKDKAFLADSFFVKKPERLEAILMIMALSLMVYAALERELRKNLQQEKEFVLDQTKKETQKPTMKWIFEFFRGIHCLWVNQEQPMLILNMNEMHTKVIRLLGQEVRKYYLLE, encoded by the coding sequence ATGCAATCATTTCCCATAAGTAAAAACCTTGACCACTTAGGGTTGGTAAGTGGCATGTGTGATCGTTTAAACTTGAGCTCTAAAATAGATGAGCTTTTACCTAACACCAATGGGCTTCATCAAGTAAGCACAGGTACTTGCGTCAAAGCCTTGATTTTAAATGGTTTAGGTTTTGCCGAGCGTCGCTTATACCTGAGTCCTCATTTTTTTTCTGATAAGCCTGTTGCTCACTTATTAGGAGAAAATCTAAGCGCAGAAATGTTCAATGATGATCGTCTTGGTCGTTGCTTGGATGATTTGTATGCCTTTGGTGTAAGTGAGTTATTCAGCCATTTGGCTGCACAGAGTTATGAAATACTGGGTTTGTCAGAAGAAGTAGACTCAGAGTTTCGCCACTTGGATGCGACCAGTTTTGGGTTGGAAGGGCAATATAATAGTGAACTTAACGAAGCAGAGGTTTCTTGCCTTCACATCACCCAAGGTTACAGCCGGGATCACCGCCCTGACCTAAATCAGGTAATGCTTAACTTGGTAGTAGAAAACTCCTCAGGCATACCTTTGCTTATGGAAGGTTTGCATGGCAATACAAGTGACCAAACAAGCTTTGGTCAAACCATTGATGATTATGTAGAACGTTTGCAGAATAATGGTCAGCCTATATGTTGGGTGGCAGATAGTGCCTTATACACTGAGGAAACCATCGGTAAAATCTCAGGTCGGCATTATTGGATCACCCGTGTTCCTTCCAAGCTTACTGCTGTTCAAGAATTACTCCTACAGGTACAGCCAGAGCATATGCAATTCTTCACAGAAGAAAAATTGAAAAACTACCGCTACCAGAAAGTATGCAACAGCTATGGAGGTGTAAGACAAGAATGGATGGTTGTCTTTTCTGAGGCAGGTTATAAGCGAGATGTTCATAGTTTGAAAAAACGTTACCTAAAAAAAAGCAGTGAAGAGCACCAAGACTTTATCAAGCTTTGCAAAAAGGTTTTTAGCTGTAAACAGGATGCAGAAAAAGCCTGGGAACAATTTTCAAAAAAGTGCCAGTACTTGTCAATAGAAGACCTGAATTTTCAACAAGTCAAGGGGTTTAAAAAACCAGGTAAACCTCCCAAAGGAGCTCAAAAACAGACCATAGGGTATCGTATTACAGGGTGTCCACTAACCAAACTCACACACTATGAACAACTAAGACAAAAACAGGGCAAGTTTGTGATTGCTTCCAATGATACAGCACAAAGGTGGGGGAATGGACATAAACTACTGGCTTACAAAGGACAATCTAATGTCGAGAAAGGTTTTAGGTTTTTGAAAGATAAAGCTTTCCTTGCTGATAGCTTCTTTGTAAAAAAGCCAGAGAGACTTGAAGCTATACTCATGATTATGGCATTGTCGCTGATGGTGTATGCAGCTTTGGAGAGAGAATTAAGAAAAAACCTGCAGCAGGAAAAGGAGTTTGTCCTGGATCAAACTAAAAAAGAAACTCAAAAACCCACAATGAAATGGATTTTCGAGTTTTTTAGAGGCATTCACTGCTTGTGGGTTAATCAAGAACAACCTATGCTCATTCTTAATATGAATGAGATGCATACAAAGGTCATTAGGTTACTGGGGCAAGAAGTTAGGAAATACTATCTCCTTGAATAA
- a CDS encoding anti-sigma factor, with the protein MDDITRILAYLDGKLEGAEKKAFEEELTTNASLQQDLEFYQNLRLVGEVFGKGGIKAQLENVWATKQASQTKQVSSTWQYAVVAIVLIVTGVWVVWQLNRSKNWWQNQQRYAQVLQQQKKRYASQRLPVLDTQMAQQRGIAAPQKNLPAIDTLLKAGQEVVFSWNNASLKGQKLELEVFTKATQSQPKRWDLPKNKAVFKTSLPPGFYYWRLNIKGEETVNFGRFYVVK; encoded by the coding sequence ATGGATGATATTACAAGAATTTTAGCCTATTTAGACGGCAAGCTGGAAGGGGCGGAAAAAAAAGCATTTGAAGAAGAGCTCACTACGAATGCCAGCCTGCAACAAGACCTGGAGTTTTACCAAAACTTAAGGCTCGTTGGCGAGGTATTTGGCAAAGGGGGCATCAAAGCTCAATTAGAAAATGTATGGGCTACCAAACAAGCCAGTCAAACCAAGCAGGTAAGCAGTACCTGGCAATATGCAGTAGTAGCAATTGTATTGATAGTAACGGGGGTGTGGGTTGTTTGGCAACTGAACCGTTCGAAAAACTGGTGGCAAAACCAGCAACGATACGCTCAAGTACTGCAACAGCAAAAAAAGCGATACGCCAGCCAACGCCTGCCCGTGCTTGATACACAAATGGCTCAGCAGCGAGGTATAGCAGCGCCTCAAAAAAACCTGCCTGCTATAGATACTTTACTCAAGGCAGGGCAAGAAGTAGTATTTAGCTGGAACAATGCCTCCTTAAAAGGGCAAAAACTTGAGTTAGAAGTGTTTACCAAGGCTACCCAAAGCCAGCCCAAACGTTGGGATTTACCCAAAAATAAGGCGGTTTTTAAAACATCACTTCCCCCAGGGTTTTATTACTGGCGACTCAACATCAAAGGCGAAGAAACTGTTAACTTTGGAAGGTTTTATGTAGTGAAGTAG
- a CDS encoding YcjF family protein, protein MSEEKKNLTKLANQVINNHVLWAMGAGAVPVPILDIAAVTMIQIDMLKQLCANYDVPYNESQGKSIVTAISGSVLARFAASAIKGIPIIGSAIGGVSMVILSGASTYGIGKVFLNYFEMGQGLEDIDVEEGKKKYEEEFEKGKEYAVTLHKEGKSSNQAEVFKKLDKLKKLKDAGVLTDDEFNSKKEELLSKVN, encoded by the coding sequence ATGAGTGAAGAAAAGAAAAACCTTACAAAACTTGCTAATCAAGTAATCAACAATCACGTATTGTGGGCAATGGGTGCCGGAGCAGTACCTGTTCCTATTCTGGACATTGCTGCAGTTACTATGATTCAGATAGACATGCTCAAACAACTATGCGCAAACTATGATGTGCCTTATAACGAAAGCCAAGGCAAAAGTATAGTAACTGCCATTTCGGGTAGTGTGCTGGCTCGTTTTGCGGCAAGCGCCATCAAGGGTATTCCTATTATTGGCTCTGCCATTGGTGGAGTATCTATGGTCATACTTTCGGGGGCTTCTACCTATGGCATTGGCAAGGTTTTCCTCAACTACTTTGAAATGGGGCAAGGCTTAGAGGATATTGATGTAGAAGAAGGCAAAAAGAAATACGAAGAGGAGTTTGAAAAAGGAAAAGAGTATGCAGTAACGCTTCACAAAGAGGGTAAGTCCAGCAACCAGGCAGAGGTATTTAAAAAGCTTGACAAACTCAAAAAGCTCAAAGATGCAGGCGTGTTAACCGACGATGAATTTAACAGTAAAAAAGAAGAACTACTGAGCAAGGTGAACTAA
- a CDS encoding DUF5916 domain-containing protein — translation MLEGLRNIKPPTRLSLMPYVSGAITKDDNNGTSYSYGGGMDLKYGINESFTLDMSLIPDFSQVQSDNLVNNLGPFEVFFEENRPFFTEGTELFGKGNLFYSRRVGQSQGILREDPGTHDSTTFMPAETQLLNATKISGRTKSGLGIGVFNAVTKASYAKVYNKESGETREVLVDPLTNYSVFVVDQNLRNNSNITFLNTNVARAGGFEHANVNGLDVRLNNKRNTYRVSGFVAVSQKYARSTTTGNYIPDLGHKYTLRFGKTSGNFQYAISRNVESDNYNPNDLGFLRAPNDISHELEVGYMTFKPKGIVNRFSWWTGIWHNRLYEPNTFTGAGLWTNASVTFTNFWNIVLNLNASPVDNFDYFSTRALEQGRYFKKLPWMRGRVSVSSDSRKKFAVSGNAGVWTRPAWNQVDNWVGISPRYRVNDRLSFQHHLFFIARRKERGYANATNDQHEFGNNAIIYGRRNVKETINTFVLDYAFNHLMNFRLRVRHYWSDVQYDKLYNLEANGDLSQQMPAEITDLSTEIRNNNVNFNAFNLDFVYNWQFAPGSFVTFVWKNAILSHVAGIAENYAFADNFRRNVMQMPQRNTFSLKVIYFLDYLYLKKWFR, via the coding sequence GTGCTTGAGGGGCTCCGCAATATCAAGCCACCCACCCGGTTGTCGTTAATGCCTTATGTATCTGGAGCCATCACCAAAGACGACAACAATGGCACAAGTTATTCTTATGGTGGAGGAATGGATTTAAAATACGGGATTAATGAGAGCTTTACCCTGGATATGAGCCTGATACCTGACTTTAGCCAAGTACAATCTGATAACCTGGTAAACAACCTGGGACCTTTTGAAGTGTTTTTTGAAGAAAATCGACCTTTTTTTACCGAAGGAACGGAGTTGTTTGGCAAAGGTAATTTGTTTTATTCGCGGCGGGTAGGTCAAAGCCAGGGCATACTCAGAGAAGACCCGGGCACCCACGACTCTACCACTTTTATGCCGGCAGAAACCCAGTTACTCAATGCTACCAAAATATCGGGACGTACCAAAAGCGGGCTGGGTATTGGAGTTTTCAATGCGGTGACCAAGGCATCTTATGCCAAAGTATACAATAAAGAATCGGGCGAAACCCGTGAAGTGTTGGTAGACCCACTGACCAATTACAGTGTATTTGTGGTAGACCAAAATCTGCGCAACAACTCCAACATTACTTTTTTGAATACCAATGTGGCACGTGCCGGAGGGTTTGAACACGCCAATGTCAATGGACTCGATGTAAGGCTCAACAACAAGCGCAATACTTACCGGGTGTCGGGGTTTGTGGCGGTGAGTCAAAAATACGCCCGAAGCACTACTACTGGCAACTATATTCCTGACTTGGGACATAAATACACCTTACGCTTTGGCAAAACCAGTGGCAACTTTCAGTATGCCATTTCGCGCAATGTAGAAAGCGACAACTACAACCCCAACGACTTGGGCTTTTTGCGGGCACCCAACGACATAAGCCACGAGCTGGAAGTAGGATACATGACCTTTAAGCCCAAAGGCATTGTTAACCGATTTAGCTGGTGGACTGGCATCTGGCATAATCGTCTATATGAACCCAATACTTTTACCGGAGCAGGGCTGTGGACAAATGCTTCGGTAACTTTTACCAACTTTTGGAATATTGTGCTAAACCTAAATGCCTCGCCTGTCGATAATTTTGATTATTTTTCTACCAGGGCACTTGAGCAAGGGCGATATTTTAAAAAACTCCCTTGGATGAGAGGGCGGGTTTCGGTGAGCAGCGACTCGCGTAAAAAATTTGCCGTTAGTGGCAATGCGGGGGTGTGGACGCGCCCCGCCTGGAATCAGGTAGACAACTGGGTGGGTATTTCGCCCCGTTACCGGGTAAACGACCGTTTGTCTTTTCAACATCACCTGTTTTTTATTGCCCGACGCAAAGAACGAGGCTACGCCAATGCAACGAACGACCAACATGAGTTTGGCAATAATGCCATTATTTATGGCAGAAGAAATGTAAAAGAAACTATTAATACTTTTGTGCTAGACTATGCCTTCAATCACTTGATGAACTTCCGGCTAAGGGTAAGGCACTACTGGAGCGATGTACAATACGATAAACTATATAATCTGGAAGCCAACGGCGATTTGTCGCAGCAAATGCCCGCTGAAATCACTGATTTGTCTACTGAGATACGCAACAACAATGTAAATTTCAACGCTTTTAACCTAGACTTTGTGTACAACTGGCAGTTTGCACCAGGCAGTTTTGTAACCTTTGTCTGGAAAAATGCCATCTTGAGTCATGTCGCTGGTATAGCCGAAAACTACGCCTTTGCCGATAATTTTAGACGCAACGTCATGCAAATGCCCCAACGCAATACTT